The Ramlibacter algicola genome segment CCGGGCCCATGAGCCAGCCGATCGAGGCGATGGAGCGGCTGGTCGAATGGCTGCCCGCGCACATTCCCGCCGCGGGCCGCGACGAATCCAAGGTGTCGATCGTCCACGGCGACTTCCGCCTGGACAACCTGATGTTCGATGCGACCGAGCCGCGCGTGATCGCCGTGCTGGACTGGGAGCTGTCGACCCTGGGCCATCCGCTGGCCGACTTCAGCTACCACTGCATGGCCTGGCACGTGCCGCATTCGATGTCGCGCGGCATCGGCGGCCTGGACCACCAGGCCCTGGGCATCCCGACGGAGGACGAGTACATCCGCCGCTACTGCGACCGCACCGGGCTGGCCACGGTGCAGGACCTGAAGGCGGACTGGAACTTCTACATGGCCTACAACATGTTCCGCATCGCGGCGATCCTGCAGGGGATCGCCAAGCGCGTGGAGGCCGGCACGGCCTCCAGCGCCCAAGCGGCCGCCTCCGGCGCCGGGGCCCGGCCGATGGCCGAACTCGCCTGGCAATTCGCGCAGCGCGCCTGATCCGAACTCCTCACGAAAGGGATTCCATGGACTTCGAGTACTCCCCCAAGACCCGTGAACTGCAGGCCAAGCTGCTGAAGTTCATGGACGACCACATCTACCCGAACGAGAAGACCTACGACGAGCAGCAGGACGCGAACACCAAGGCGGGCAACCGCTGGAAGCCGCTGCCTATCATCGAGGAGCTCAAGCCCGAGGCCCGCAAGGCGGGGCTGTGGAACCTGTTCCTGCCCGTCGACAGCGCGCACGCCTCGGGCTACGAAGGCGCCGGCCTCACCAACCAGGAATACGCACCGCTGGCCGAGATCATGGGCCGCGTGCCGTGGTCGCCGGAGGTGTTCAACTGCTCGGCGCCCGACACCGGCAACATGGAGACGCTGGCGCGCTATGCGTCCGACGAGATCAAGGCCAAGTGGCTCAAGCCGCTGCTGGAAGGCGAGATCCGCTCCGCCTTCGCGATGACCGAACCGGAGGTGGCCTCGTCCGACGCGACCAACATCGCGACCCGCATCGAGCGCCAGGGCGACCACTACGTGGTCAACGGCCACAAGTGGTGGATCTCCGGCGCCGGCGACCCGCGCTGCGCCGTCTTCATCACGATGGGCAAGACCGACCCCGACGCCCCGCGCCATTCGCAGCAAAGCATGATCGTCGTGCCCGCGGACACCCCCGGCATCCGCATCGTGCGGCCGCTCAACGTCATGGGCTACGACGACGCGCCGCACGGCCACATGGAGATGTATTTCGAGAACGTGAAGGTGCCGGCCGGCAACATCCTGCTGGGCGAAGGCCGCGGCTTCGAGATCGCCCAGGGCCGCCTCGGCCCGGGCCGCATCCACCACTGCATGCGCCTGATCGGCCTGGCCGAACGCGCACTCGAGCTCATGTGCCGCCGCGCGCTGTCGCGCGTTGCCTTCGGCAAGAGCGTCGCGCAGCAGACGGTGACGCAGGAACGCATCGCCGAAGCGCGCTGCAAGATCGACATGGCGCGCCTGCTCACGCTCAAGGCGGCCTGGATCATGGACATGGCCGGCAACAAGGTGGCCCGCACCGAGATCGCGATGATCAAGGTGGTCGCGCCGTCGATGGCCTGCCAGGTGATCGACTGGGCCATGCAGGCCCACGGCGGCGGTGGCATGTGCGACGACTTCCCTTTGGCGTCGGCCTACGCGCACGCGCGCACGCTGCGCTTCGCCGACGGTCCGGACGAGGTGCACCGCAACGCGATCGCCAAGTGGGAGCTGGGCAAGTACGGCAGCTACGGCCGTGACGCCCAGGCCGCGGTCACCCGCGGCAGCTGAAAGCGGCCTTCAGGCCTTGAAAGCGCCCAGCGCGCTTTCGCACGCGCTGTGGAAGACCTGCGACGCGTGCTGCAGCACGGGCACCTGCGCGGCGCCCTGCTGCATGCGCAGGTAGGCCTTGCCGCGCAGCAACATCATCATGAATGGCACCGTGGGCTCGGGCGCGGGCGCCGGCCATTCGAGCAGCTGGCGCACCAGGGCCGAATCGAACCAGGCCAGCGCGTGCTCACGCGTGTCGGCCAGGATCGAATAGCGGTCCCAGAACACGCGCGGGGCGCTTTCCCAGCCCACCTCCTGGTACATCGCCAGCCAGCGCATTTCCTCCGGCAGGCTGCTGTCGACGCTGGTGCGCAGCGAATCGGTGTAGTGCGAGTACGCCTGCTTCTCCAGCGTGTTCTTCAGCGGCCGGTTCATGAGCACGACCGCGACGTCCGGGTCCACCCCCAGCTCCGCGCGCGCCCGCAATTCCTCGCCCTGGATGTACTTGCGGCTCGGGCGGCCGACTTCCATCTTCCACGGCTTGCCGCCGACGTCGCCTTGCAGCTGGAATGCGGCACCGCTGGCCGTGAACGCGAACCCCTGCGTGGCGGCCCATTCCGACATCGGGCCCAGGGCGGCGGCCTCGGTGGCGGCCGCCGTCGCCTGGGGCCTGGCGTCGCGGCTGAAGGCCTTGCGGAGCTTGTCGAACATGTCGCGCCCGGTCGAACTAAAGTGGCGCGATTATCGAAGCAAATCAGGATGGAGTGCTTGCCATGATCGACGTCTACAGCTGGCCGACACCGAACGGCCACAAGGTCCACATCATGCTGGAGGAGTGCGGCCTGCCCTGGCGCGCGATTCCCGTGAACATCGGCACCGGCGAGCAGTTCAAGCCCGACTTCCTCGCGATCAGCCCGAACAACAAGATCCCGGCACTGGTGGATCCCGATGGACCCGACGGGGAGCCGATCTCGCTGTTCGAGTCCGGCGCGATCCTGGTGTACCTGGCCGGCAAGACAGGCCGCTTCCTGCCGGCCGACGTGCGCGGCAAGTACGAGGTGCTGCAGTGGCTGATGTTCCAGATGGGTGGCGTGGGCCCGATGCTCGGACAGAACCACCACTTCCGGCAGTACGCGCCCGAAAAGCTGCCCTACGCGATCGACCGCTACACCAACGAGGCGCGGCGGCTGTACGGCGTCATCGACAAGCGCCTGGCAACCAGCAAGTGGCTCGGGGGCGACGACTACTCGATCGCCGACATCGCCACCTGGCCGTGGCTGCGCAACTGGAAGAACCAGGGCATGGAACTGGCGGAGTACCCGCACCTGCAGGCCTGGTTCCAGGCGATC includes the following:
- a CDS encoding acyl-CoA dehydrogenase family protein — encoded protein: MDFEYSPKTRELQAKLLKFMDDHIYPNEKTYDEQQDANTKAGNRWKPLPIIEELKPEARKAGLWNLFLPVDSAHASGYEGAGLTNQEYAPLAEIMGRVPWSPEVFNCSAPDTGNMETLARYASDEIKAKWLKPLLEGEIRSAFAMTEPEVASSDATNIATRIERQGDHYVVNGHKWWISGAGDPRCAVFITMGKTDPDAPRHSQQSMIVVPADTPGIRIVRPLNVMGYDDAPHGHMEMYFENVKVPAGNILLGEGRGFEIAQGRLGPGRIHHCMRLIGLAERALELMCRRALSRVAFGKSVAQQTVTQERIAEARCKIDMARLLTLKAAWIMDMAGNKVARTEIAMIKVVAPSMACQVIDWAMQAHGGGGMCDDFPLASAYAHARTLRFADGPDEVHRNAIAKWELGKYGSYGRDAQAAVTRGS
- a CDS encoding glutathione binding-like protein; its protein translation is MIDVYSWPTPNGHKVHIMLEECGLPWRAIPVNIGTGEQFKPDFLAISPNNKIPALVDPDGPDGEPISLFESGAILVYLAGKTGRFLPADVRGKYEVLQWLMFQMGGVGPMLGQNHHFRQYAPEKLPYAIDRYTNEARRLYGVIDKRLATSKWLGGDDYSIADIATWPWLRNWKNQGMELAEYPHLQAWFQAIEARPAVQRGVKVLADLRKPITDDKSREVLFGSTQYARR